A single genomic interval of Nonomuraea rubra harbors:
- a CDS encoding flavin-containing monooxygenase — MSTDNDRVLIVGAGQSGLAAAYAALEQGLRPVLLEASARAAGSWPHYYDSLTLFSPARYSSLPGLAFGGDGDRYPHRDEVVAYLERYAAALAGRGAEIRTGTRVTEVTEAGGDGFAVRLAGGGELTAPRLIAATGSFARPHRPALTGQDGFTGQILHAAGYRHPQQVAGRRVIVVGAGNSAVQIAYELADHARVTLASRAPIRFLPQRPLGRDVHHWFRLTGFDRLPLRRAERPPSQPVLDHGRYRAALRSGRLERRAMFTRLDGDEVIWTGGDREHADVILLATGYRPALDWLARLGALTGDGRPRQRGGLSSTHRGLGFVGLEWQRTPASNSLRGVGADARHLLRKLAPAGVSPVATHP; from the coding sequence ATGTCCACCGACAACGACCGCGTCCTGATCGTCGGAGCCGGACAGTCCGGCCTCGCCGCCGCGTACGCCGCACTTGAGCAGGGACTACGGCCCGTGCTGCTGGAGGCCTCCGCCCGGGCGGCCGGGTCCTGGCCGCACTACTACGACAGCCTCACCCTGTTCTCCCCCGCCCGCTACAGCAGCCTGCCCGGCCTGGCCTTCGGCGGCGACGGCGACCGTTACCCGCATCGCGACGAGGTGGTGGCCTACCTGGAGCGGTACGCGGCCGCCCTCGCCGGGCGCGGCGCCGAGATCCGCACCGGCACCCGCGTCACCGAGGTGACCGAAGCCGGCGGCGACGGCTTCGCGGTGCGCCTGGCCGGCGGCGGGGAACTGACCGCACCCCGCCTGATCGCCGCGACCGGCTCCTTCGCCCGCCCCCACCGGCCCGCCCTGACCGGCCAGGACGGCTTCACCGGGCAGATCCTGCACGCCGCCGGCTACCGCCACCCGCAGCAGGTCGCCGGGCGGCGGGTGATCGTGGTGGGCGCGGGCAACTCGGCGGTGCAGATCGCCTACGAGCTGGCCGACCATGCCCGTGTCACGCTGGCCAGCCGAGCCCCGATCCGGTTCCTGCCGCAGCGCCCGCTGGGCCGGGACGTGCACCACTGGTTCCGCCTGACCGGCTTCGACCGGCTGCCGCTGCGCCGCGCGGAGCGTCCCCCCAGCCAGCCGGTCCTCGATCACGGCCGCTACCGGGCGGCGCTGCGCTCGGGGCGGCTGGAGCGCCGGGCGATGTTCACCCGGCTGGACGGCGATGAGGTGATCTGGACCGGCGGCGATCGTGAGCACGCCGACGTGATCCTCCTGGCCACCGGCTACCGTCCAGCCCTCGACTGGCTCGCCCGGCTCGGCGCGCTGACCGGCGACGGCCGCCCCCGCCAGCGCGGCGGGCTGTCGAGCACGCATCGCGGCCTGGGCTTTGTCGGGCTGGAGTGGCAGCGCACCCCCGCCTCCAACAGCCTGCGCGGTGTCGGCGCCGACGCCCGTCACCTGCTGCGCAAGCTGGCCCCGGCCGGCGTGTCCCCTGTAGCGACGCACCCCTGA
- the arsB gene encoding ACR3 family arsenite efflux transporter has product MSSTSRPAAAGAVPGTGSASGVIAALSTLDRFLPVWIIAAMAAGLLLGRLVPGLNTALEAVKVGEISLPIALGLLLMMYPVLAKVRYDRLDTVTGDRRLLLSSLVLNWIAGPALMFALAWTFLPDLPEYRTGLIIVGLARCIAMVLIWNDLACGDREAAAVLVALNSVFQVIAFGALGWFYLQVLPGWLGLTQTALEVSAWDIAQYVLIFLGIPLLAGYLSRRLGERARGRDWYETRFLPRVGPLALYGLLFTIVILFALQGGTITSRPGDVARIALPLLAYFALMWGGSFLAGRAIGLSYERTTTLAFTAAGNNFELAIAVAVGVFGVTSGQALAGVVGPLIEVPVLVALVYLSLAGRRLFRPKEYSRA; this is encoded by the coding sequence ATGTCGTCCACTTCGCGGCCCGCTGCGGCCGGAGCCGTGCCGGGAACCGGGAGCGCCTCCGGTGTGATCGCCGCGCTGTCCACCCTGGACCGGTTCCTGCCGGTGTGGATCATCGCGGCGATGGCGGCCGGGCTGCTGCTCGGCCGGCTGGTGCCCGGCCTGAACACCGCGCTGGAAGCGGTGAAGGTCGGTGAGATCTCGCTGCCGATCGCGCTCGGCCTGCTGCTGATGATGTATCCGGTGCTGGCCAAGGTCCGCTACGACCGGCTGGACACCGTCACCGGCGACCGCCGCCTGCTCCTCTCCTCGCTGGTGCTGAACTGGATCGCCGGCCCCGCGCTGATGTTCGCGCTGGCCTGGACCTTCCTGCCCGACCTGCCCGAGTACCGTACCGGGCTGATCATCGTGGGGCTGGCCCGGTGCATCGCCATGGTCCTCATCTGGAACGACCTGGCCTGCGGGGACCGTGAGGCCGCCGCCGTGCTGGTCGCGCTCAACTCCGTCTTCCAGGTAATCGCCTTCGGCGCGCTCGGCTGGTTCTACCTCCAGGTGCTGCCCGGCTGGCTGGGCCTGACGCAGACCGCGCTGGAGGTCTCGGCGTGGGACATCGCCCAGTACGTACTGATCTTCCTGGGCATCCCGCTGCTGGCCGGATACCTGTCGCGCCGGCTCGGCGAGCGGGCCAGAGGGCGGGACTGGTACGAGACCCGGTTCCTGCCGCGCGTGGGCCCGCTGGCCCTGTACGGGCTGCTGTTCACCATCGTGATCCTGTTCGCCCTGCAGGGCGGCACGATCACCTCCCGGCCCGGCGACGTGGCCCGCATCGCGCTGCCGCTGCTGGCCTACTTCGCCCTGATGTGGGGTGGCTCGTTCCTGGCCGGGCGCGCCATCGGCCTGTCGTACGAGCGCACCACCACGCTGGCCTTCACCGCCGCGGGCAACAACTTCGAGCTGGCCATCGCGGTGGCGGTCGGCGTCTTCGGCGTCACCTCGGGCCAGGCGCTGGCCGGGGTGGTCGGCCCGCTCATCGAGGTCCCCGTCCTGGTCGCCCTGGTCTACCTCAGCCTGGCCGGTCGCCGGCTGTTCCGTCCCAAGGAGTACTCGCGTGCCTGA
- a CDS encoding ketol-acid reductoisomerase, producing the protein MNAPANSFTSAVFPLQTIDVPGGTETVLPGGRHLFPLLPAAFAGVRRIGVIGWGPQGRAQALNLRDSLAGTGIRVTVGLRPGSASAPDARACGFTEDDGTLGDWLDVTAAADLVILLIADAALAACHQQIFAALRPGAAIGLSHGFLLGHLRATGGAFPHGHDVIAVCPKGMGDSVRRLYEQGGHVGGAGINASFAVHADHSGRATDLALGWSVALGSPYTFRTTLAGEYHSDIAGERAILLGAVHGLVEALYGHYRLAGDDPATAYERSCETLTGPIRQTISRSGLTAVRDQLGDRLGPGGRDTFDRAYTAAYGPARELVAEIYDEVADGTELRSVILAERRLADRPMSRISGSPMWAAGRTVRDRRGARVVDIEPFTAGLFVATMMAQVDEFAERGHPWSEIVNESVIEAVDSLLPYMHARDVAYMVDNCSRTARLGARRWGPRFQAAYEQIAFPAAGSPPDGALVAAFTGHPVHQALAAAAKLRPSVDISVPAPQGPRAE; encoded by the coding sequence ATGAACGCCCCCGCCAACTCCTTCACCTCCGCCGTCTTCCCCCTGCAGACCATCGACGTGCCCGGCGGCACGGAAACGGTCCTGCCCGGCGGCAGGCACCTGTTCCCCCTGCTGCCCGCCGCCTTCGCCGGCGTCCGCCGCATCGGCGTCATCGGCTGGGGGCCCCAGGGCCGCGCCCAGGCGCTCAACCTGCGCGACTCCCTCGCCGGCACCGGCATCCGCGTCACGGTCGGCCTGCGCCCCGGCTCCGCCTCCGCCCCGGACGCCCGCGCCTGCGGCTTCACCGAGGACGACGGCACCCTCGGCGACTGGCTCGACGTCACCGCCGCCGCCGACCTGGTCATCCTCCTCATCGCCGACGCCGCCCTGGCCGCCTGCCACCAGCAGATCTTCGCCGCGCTGCGGCCCGGCGCCGCCATCGGCCTGTCCCACGGCTTCCTGCTCGGCCACCTGCGCGCCACCGGCGGCGCGTTCCCCCACGGCCACGACGTCATCGCCGTCTGCCCCAAGGGCATGGGCGACTCCGTACGCCGCCTGTACGAGCAGGGCGGCCACGTCGGCGGCGCCGGCATCAACGCCAGCTTCGCCGTCCACGCCGACCACAGCGGCCGCGCCACCGACCTCGCCCTCGGCTGGTCCGTCGCGCTCGGCTCCCCCTACACCTTCCGCACCACCCTCGCCGGCGAGTACCACTCCGACATCGCCGGCGAACGCGCCATCCTGCTCGGCGCCGTCCACGGCCTCGTCGAAGCCCTGTACGGCCACTACCGGCTGGCCGGCGACGACCCCGCCACCGCCTACGAACGCTCCTGCGAGACCCTCACCGGCCCCATCCGGCAGACCATCTCCCGATCCGGGCTCACCGCCGTCCGCGACCAGCTCGGCGACCGGCTCGGCCCCGGCGGCCGCGACACCTTCGACCGCGCCTACACCGCCGCCTACGGCCCCGCCAGGGAACTCGTCGCCGAGATCTACGACGAGGTCGCCGACGGCACCGAACTGCGCAGCGTCATCCTCGCCGAACGGCGCCTGGCCGACCGGCCGATGAGCCGCATCAGCGGCTCGCCCATGTGGGCGGCAGGCCGGACGGTACGGGACCGCCGCGGCGCCCGGGTGGTGGACATCGAGCCGTTCACGGCCGGGCTGTTCGTGGCGACGATGATGGCCCAGGTGGACGAGTTCGCCGAACGCGGGCACCCCTGGTCGGAGATCGTCAACGAGTCGGTGATCGAGGCCGTCGACTCGCTGCTGCCGTACATGCATGCCCGGGATGTCGCGTACATGGTGGACAACTGCTCCCGCACCGCGCGGCTCGGCGCGCGCCGCTGGGGGCCGCGCTTCCAGGCCGCCTACGAGCAGATCGCCTTCCCCGCCGCCGGCTCACCCCCCGACGGCGCCCTCGTGGCCGCCTTCACCGGCCACCCGGTCCACCAGGCACTGGCCGCCGCCGCGAAGCTGCGGCCCTCGGTGGACATCTCCGTCCCCGCACCCCAGGGCCCCAGGGCGGAGTAG
- the purB gene encoding adenylosuccinate lyase: MTSKPRIPNVLAGRYASAELARLWSPEYKIIAERRLWLAVLRAQAELGIAVPEGAVADYEKVVERVDLESIAARERVTRHDVKARIEEFNALAGHEQVHKGMTSRDLTENVEQLQVRDSLLLVRDRVVALLARLATLAEEHEATVMAGRSHNVAAQATTLGKRFATAADELLVGFRRLEELIARYPLRGVKGPVGTAQDMLDLLGGDRGKLAELEGRVAAHLGFEHRFTSVGQVYPRSLDFEVVTALVQLAAAPSSLAKTIRLMAGHELVTEGFKEGQVGSSAMPHKMNTRSCERVNGLAVVLRGYASMVGELAGDQWNEGDVSCSVVRRVALPDAFFAFDGLVETMLTVLDEFGAFPAVIAAELGRYLPFLATTKMLMAAVRAGVGREQAHELIKEHAVAAALAMRSRGAANELLDLLAADERFPLDRARLEGLLADRVSFTGAAADQVEAVSQQVGEIVAVYPEAAAYRPGAIL, from the coding sequence GTGACTTCCAAGCCGCGTATCCCCAATGTCCTGGCCGGCCGCTACGCCTCGGCGGAGCTGGCGCGCCTGTGGTCGCCCGAATACAAGATCATCGCCGAGCGGCGGTTGTGGCTGGCGGTGCTGCGGGCGCAGGCCGAGCTGGGGATCGCGGTGCCCGAGGGGGCGGTCGCCGACTACGAGAAGGTGGTCGAGCGGGTCGATCTGGAGTCGATCGCGGCGCGTGAGCGGGTCACCCGGCACGATGTGAAGGCGCGGATCGAGGAGTTCAACGCGCTGGCCGGGCACGAGCAGGTGCACAAGGGCATGACCTCGCGGGACCTGACCGAGAACGTCGAGCAGCTCCAGGTGCGCGACAGCCTGCTGCTGGTGCGGGACCGGGTGGTGGCGTTGCTGGCGCGGCTGGCGACGCTGGCGGAGGAGCACGAGGCCACGGTCATGGCCGGCCGTTCGCACAACGTGGCCGCGCAGGCCACGACGCTGGGCAAGCGGTTCGCGACGGCGGCCGACGAGCTGCTGGTGGGGTTCCGGCGGCTGGAGGAGCTGATCGCGCGCTATCCGCTGCGGGGCGTCAAGGGCCCGGTGGGCACGGCGCAGGACATGCTCGACCTGCTGGGTGGTGATCGCGGGAAGCTGGCCGAGCTGGAGGGGCGGGTGGCCGCGCATCTGGGGTTCGAGCACCGCTTCACCAGCGTGGGGCAGGTGTATCCGCGGTCGCTGGACTTCGAGGTGGTGACGGCGCTGGTGCAGCTGGCGGCGGCGCCGTCGTCGCTGGCCAAGACGATCCGGCTGATGGCCGGGCACGAGCTGGTGACCGAGGGGTTCAAGGAGGGGCAGGTCGGCTCCTCGGCGATGCCGCACAAGATGAACACCCGTTCCTGCGAGCGGGTGAACGGCCTGGCCGTGGTGCTGCGCGGTTACGCCTCGATGGTGGGCGAGCTGGCGGGCGACCAGTGGAACGAGGGCGACGTGTCCTGCTCGGTGGTGCGGCGGGTGGCGCTGCCGGACGCGTTCTTCGCCTTCGACGGGCTGGTGGAGACGATGCTGACGGTGCTGGACGAGTTCGGGGCGTTCCCGGCGGTGATCGCCGCCGAGCTGGGCCGTTACCTGCCGTTCCTGGCGACGACGAAGATGCTGATGGCGGCGGTGCGGGCCGGGGTGGGCCGCGAGCAGGCGCATGAGCTGATCAAGGAGCACGCGGTGGCGGCGGCGCTGGCGATGCGCTCGCGCGGGGCGGCGAACGAGCTGCTGGACCTGCTGGCCGCCGACGAGCGGTTCCCGCTGGACCGGGCGCGGCTGGAGGGGCTGCTGGCCGACCGGGTGTCGTTCACCGGGGCGGCGGCCGACCAGGTGGAGGCGGTCTCGCAGCAGGTGGGCGAGATCGTGGCGGTCTATCCGGAGGCGGCGGCGTACCGCCCGGGCGCGATTCTGTGA
- a CDS encoding SAM-dependent methyltransferase, whose protein sequence is MSEPTFDAENLFDDDYLYFFADHLDARSDAEADLVWRLLDLRPGMDVLDLACGHGRISNRIAQRGCRVTGLDSSRVFLERARQDAEALGVAVDYVHGDMRRLPWTGRFDRVVSWFTAFGYFSDCDNQRVLAQAAATLRPGGKIAIDLNNYAAVARTYQRSTVVERDGDLVVDRHHLDLLTSRNIVDRTIIRDGRTRKVPFFARMFTFTELRGWMLAAGFTTVQAVGADGAELTIDSRRMIVVAER, encoded by the coding sequence ATGTCCGAGCCGACCTTCGACGCCGAGAACCTCTTCGACGACGACTACCTCTACTTCTTCGCCGACCATCTCGACGCCCGCAGCGACGCCGAGGCCGACCTGGTCTGGCGGCTGCTCGATCTGCGGCCCGGCATGGACGTCCTGGATCTGGCCTGTGGCCACGGCCGGATCTCCAACCGGATCGCTCAGCGGGGCTGCCGGGTGACCGGCCTGGACTCCTCGCGGGTGTTCCTGGAGCGGGCCCGTCAGGACGCGGAGGCTCTCGGCGTCGCCGTCGACTACGTCCACGGCGACATGCGGCGGCTCCCATGGACCGGCCGCTTCGACCGCGTCGTCAGCTGGTTCACCGCCTTCGGCTACTTCAGCGACTGCGACAACCAGCGCGTGCTCGCCCAGGCGGCCGCCACGCTCAGGCCGGGCGGTAAAATCGCGATCGACCTGAACAACTACGCCGCCGTCGCCCGCACCTACCAGAGGTCCACGGTGGTCGAGCGAGATGGCGACCTTGTCGTCGACCGGCACCACCTTGACCTGCTGACCAGCAGGAACATCGTCGACCGGACCATCATCCGCGATGGCCGGACCCGGAAGGTGCCGTTCTTCGCGCGGATGTTCACCTTCACCGAGCTGCGCGGCTGGATGCTCGCCGCCGGCTTCACGACCGTCCAGGCCGTCGGCGCGGACGGCGCGGAACTCACGATCGACAGCCGGCGGATGATCGTGGTCGCGGAACGCTGA
- the ilvY gene encoding HTH-type transcriptional activator IlvY has translation MDEHRELRVFLHLAQTLSFGRTSQDCHVSPATLTRLVQRLEARLGHRLFDRGPRGVALTAEGRRFREYAVAALDLWHAYRQGEVDPGELSGRLGLFATVTACQAVLPDLLAPFRAAHPRIRVDLRTGDAAAALARLDEGEVDAAVAAIPGRLPASLVSRTVAVTDLVFVAGTGGAGPGVAALEGPFVLPRRGLVREAADRWLRGRLPWRPEVVSEPEGHEALLALVALGYGTGIVPRMVLETSVMRDRVRVVAADPAPAPLAVGLCVRRADLRRPLVAALWSLADQNMTGRT, from the coding sequence ATGGACGAGCATCGCGAGTTGCGGGTTTTCCTGCATCTGGCGCAGACGCTGAGCTTCGGCAGGACGAGCCAGGACTGTCATGTGAGCCCGGCGACGCTGACCAGGCTGGTGCAGCGGCTGGAGGCGCGGCTGGGGCACCGGTTGTTCGATCGGGGGCCGCGCGGGGTGGCGCTGACGGCCGAGGGGCGGCGGTTCCGGGAGTACGCGGTCGCGGCGCTGGACCTGTGGCACGCCTACCGGCAGGGGGAGGTGGATCCGGGGGAGCTGTCGGGGCGGCTGGGGTTGTTCGCGACGGTGACGGCGTGCCAGGCGGTGCTGCCGGATCTGCTGGCGCCGTTCCGGGCGGCGCATCCGCGCATCCGCGTGGATCTGCGGACGGGGGACGCGGCGGCGGCGCTGGCGCGGCTGGATGAGGGGGAGGTGGACGCGGCGGTGGCGGCGATCCCGGGCCGGTTGCCGGCGTCGCTGGTCAGCCGGACGGTGGCGGTGACGGATCTGGTGTTCGTGGCGGGGACGGGCGGGGCGGGGCCAGGGGTGGCGGCGCTGGAGGGGCCGTTCGTGCTGCCGCGGCGCGGGCTGGTGCGGGAGGCGGCCGACCGGTGGTTGCGGGGCCGGCTGCCGTGGCGGCCGGAGGTGGTGTCCGAGCCGGAGGGGCATGAGGCGTTGCTGGCGCTGGTCGCGCTGGGGTACGGGACGGGGATCGTGCCGCGGATGGTGCTGGAGACGAGTGTGATGCGTGATCGGGTGCGGGTGGTGGCGGCCGATCCGGCGCCGGCGCCGCTGGCGGTGGGGTTGTGCGTGCGGCGGGCGGATCTGCGGCGGCCGCTGGTGGCGGCGTTGTGGAGCCTGGCCGACCAGAACATGACGGGCAGAACATGA
- a CDS encoding arsenate reductase ArsC — protein MPESKPSVLFVCVHNAGRSQMAAGWLTHLAGDRVEVRSAGSAPAGQVNPVAVEAMREVGIDITAAQPKVLTADAVEASDVVVTMGCGDACPVFPGKRYEDWTLDDPAGQGIESVRVIRDEIRIRIGTLIGELLPEQ, from the coding sequence GTGCCTGAGAGCAAGCCCAGCGTCCTGTTCGTCTGCGTGCACAATGCCGGCCGATCCCAGATGGCCGCCGGCTGGCTGACCCATCTGGCGGGGGACCGCGTCGAGGTGCGCTCCGCCGGCTCGGCGCCCGCCGGACAGGTCAATCCGGTCGCGGTCGAGGCGATGCGGGAGGTGGGCATCGACATCACCGCCGCGCAGCCCAAGGTTCTCACCGCCGACGCGGTCGAGGCCTCCGACGTGGTGGTCACGATGGGCTGCGGGGACGCCTGCCCGGTCTTCCCGGGCAAGCGGTATGAGGACTGGACGCTCGACGACCCGGCAGGCCAGGGCATCGAGTCCGTACGCGTGATCCGCGACGAGATCCGCATCCGGATCGGCACGTTGATCGGCGAGCTCCTGCCCGAGCAGTGA
- a CDS encoding GNAT family N-acetyltransferase, translated as MSLSGQVPASGEGVAWLDGGAAGEVAELLAADAPHSYAVPGAAGVGRWAGVRVDGVLAAVAAEAWPAPSVGLVAGVATRASLRGRGLAGLVCRWVSRELVAARGRAALMVDDGNAAAIRVYERIGYRRRRVLAAYVT; from the coding sequence ATGAGCCTGTCCGGTCAGGTGCCGGCGTCCGGTGAGGGGGTGGCGTGGCTGGACGGCGGTGCGGCGGGCGAGGTGGCGGAGCTGCTGGCGGCTGACGCGCCGCACTCGTACGCGGTGCCCGGCGCGGCCGGGGTGGGCCGGTGGGCGGGCGTGCGGGTGGACGGGGTGCTGGCGGCGGTGGCGGCCGAGGCGTGGCCGGCGCCGTCGGTGGGGCTGGTGGCCGGGGTCGCCACGCGGGCGTCCCTGCGCGGGCGGGGGCTGGCCGGGCTGGTGTGCCGGTGGGTGTCGCGGGAGCTGGTGGCCGCCCGCGGGCGGGCGGCGCTGATGGTGGACGATGGCAACGCGGCGGCGATCCGGGTGTATGAGCGGATCGGGTACCGGCGCCGGCGGGTGCTGGCCGCGTACGTGACCTGA
- a CDS encoding ArsR/SmtB family transcription factor has protein sequence MAETTTPPAATADATAGATCAPQLPQAAQDFLKALAHPGRQQIMLLFAQGAELSVNQVAERAGISQSAASQQLALLRRGGIVTSRRDGKEVLYRGDRDGVARTLRDLQDYLRFCC, from the coding sequence ATGGCCGAGACCACGACACCACCAGCCGCGACGGCGGATGCGACAGCGGGCGCGACGTGCGCGCCGCAGCTGCCGCAGGCCGCCCAGGACTTCCTCAAGGCGCTGGCCCATCCCGGACGTCAGCAGATCATGCTGCTGTTCGCCCAGGGCGCCGAGCTGTCGGTCAACCAGGTCGCCGAACGCGCCGGCATCAGCCAGTCCGCCGCCTCCCAGCAGCTCGCCCTGCTGCGCCGCGGCGGCATCGTCACCTCCCGCCGGGACGGCAAGGAGGTGCTGTATCGCGGCGACCGCGACGGCGTGGCGCGCACCCTCCGCGATCTGCAGGACTACCTGCGCTTCTGCTGCTGA
- a CDS encoding protein kinase family protein has protein sequence MTDPRLTAHRDVSTAMARYDDRELAGLLEREAVPLGTGIGGSSARLEIGGTQVFVKRVALTEPELRHPHSTANLFGLPPFCQYGIGSPGFGAWRELAAHTMTTEWVLTGRFPGFPLLYHWRVLPNAEPAPLYGQLADLDRAVTFWEGAPEVRRRLEALAEAPASLTLFLEYFPASLHQWLGERVRAGDAGRACALADRGLREAVSFMNAGGLLHFDAHFENVLTDGRRLYLTDFGQAVSARFDLSEEERAFYRRHLTFDRTYTLAYLVNWLAGTFHGADWQGRRELVQGWAAGERPAGVPGGVAALLSRRSPLVTVLNDFYHDLQSDSRMTPYPLEEIRQVAGRHDLLGLIG, from the coding sequence ATGACGGACCCGCGGCTGACCGCCCACCGTGACGTTTCCACGGCCATGGCCCGCTACGACGACCGGGAACTGGCCGGCCTGCTGGAGCGCGAGGCCGTGCCTCTCGGCACCGGCATCGGCGGGTCGTCCGCCCGGCTCGAGATCGGCGGCACCCAGGTCTTCGTCAAACGGGTGGCCCTCACCGAGCCCGAGCTGCGCCACCCGCACTCGACGGCCAACCTGTTCGGGCTGCCGCCCTTCTGCCAGTACGGCATCGGCTCGCCCGGCTTCGGCGCCTGGCGGGAGCTGGCCGCGCACACGATGACCACCGAGTGGGTGCTGACCGGCCGTTTCCCCGGCTTCCCGCTGCTGTATCACTGGCGGGTGCTGCCCAACGCCGAGCCCGCCCCGCTGTACGGGCAGCTGGCCGACCTCGACCGGGCGGTCACGTTCTGGGAGGGCGCGCCCGAGGTGCGCCGCCGCCTCGAGGCGCTGGCAGAGGCTCCGGCGAGCCTGACGCTCTTCCTGGAGTACTTCCCCGCCAGCCTGCACCAGTGGCTGGGCGAGCGGGTGCGCGCGGGCGACGCCGGCCGCGCCTGCGCCCTGGCGGACCGGGGGCTGCGCGAGGCGGTGTCCTTCATGAACGCCGGCGGCCTGCTGCACTTCGACGCGCATTTCGAGAACGTCCTCACCGACGGGCGCCGCCTCTACCTGACCGACTTCGGGCAGGCCGTGTCGGCCCGGTTCGACCTGTCGGAGGAGGAACGGGCCTTCTACCGCCGGCACCTCACCTTCGACCGCACCTACACGCTGGCGTACCTGGTGAACTGGCTGGCCGGCACCTTCCACGGCGCCGACTGGCAGGGGCGCCGCGAGCTGGTGCAGGGATGGGCGGCGGGAGAGCGGCCGGCCGGCGTGCCCGGCGGGGTCGCGGCCCTGCTGTCGCGGCGCAGCCCGCTGGTCACCGTGCTGAACGATTTCTACCACGATCTGCAGAGTGACAGCAGGATGACGCCGTACCCGCTGGAGGAGATCCGCCAGGTCGCCGGACGGCACGACCTGCTCGGCCTCATCGGGTAA
- a CDS encoding ArsR/SmtB family transcription factor — translation MELLEILECSPPLAREPLDAERAAALSQVFKALGDPVRLRIVSIVASHAGGEVCVCDITSAFELSQPTISHHLKVLKEVGLLTSERRASWVYYRLVPEALGELSALLNVPATV, via the coding sequence TTGGAGCTGCTGGAGATCCTGGAGTGCAGTCCGCCGCTGGCGCGCGAACCCCTGGACGCCGAGCGGGCCGCGGCGCTGTCGCAGGTGTTCAAGGCGCTGGGCGACCCGGTCCGGCTGCGCATCGTCTCGATCGTGGCCAGCCATGCCGGAGGCGAGGTGTGCGTGTGCGACATCACCAGCGCCTTCGAGCTGTCCCAGCCGACCATCAGCCACCACCTCAAGGTGCTCAAGGAGGTCGGCCTGCTCACCTCCGAGCGGCGGGCGTCCTGGGTGTACTACCGGCTGGTGCCCGAGGCGCTCGGCGAGCTGTCGGCCCTGCTGAACGTTCCCGCGACCGTCTAG